The following proteins are co-located in the Paracoccaceae bacterium Fryx2 genome:
- the istB gene encoding IS21-like element helper ATPase IstB, whose protein sequence is MLTHPTHDRLLALGLTGIASALEEQRRSTAFDALSFEERLGLLVDREAAERDTKKLASRLKFAALRQDASVEDLDLRSPRGLDRSVMAHLADGGWIARHENLLITGPTGLGKSWIACALGHKACRDGRPVLYQRAPRMFEALALARGDGRHERILKTIARMDVLIIDDWGLAVLTAPERRDLLEILEDRHGRASTIVTSQLPVDQWHEAIGDPTLADAILDRLVHNAHRLTLSGESLRRRSAVTKKLDQIVQA, encoded by the coding sequence ATGCTGACCCATCCCACCCACGACCGACTGTTGGCGCTCGGCCTGACCGGCATTGCATCGGCGCTCGAAGAACAACGCAGGTCAACCGCCTTCGACGCCCTCTCGTTCGAAGAGCGTCTCGGCCTGCTGGTCGACCGCGAGGCTGCAGAGCGCGACACCAAGAAACTGGCCTCCCGGCTCAAGTTTGCGGCTCTGCGCCAAGATGCCAGCGTCGAGGATCTGGACCTGCGCAGCCCACGTGGTCTTGACCGCAGTGTCATGGCGCATCTTGCCGATGGCGGCTGGATCGCCCGGCACGAGAACCTGCTGATAACCGGGCCGACCGGTTTGGGCAAAAGCTGGATCGCCTGCGCCCTTGGCCACAAGGCGTGCCGGGATGGGCGGCCCGTCCTCTATCAACGTGCGCCGCGCATGTTCGAGGCCCTTGCTCTGGCCCGTGGCGATGGCCGCCATGAACGCATCCTCAAAACCATCGCCCGCATGGATGTGCTGATCATTGACGATTGGGGCCTCGCCGTCCTCACCGCCCCGGAGCGCCGTGACCTGCTGGAAATCCTCGAAGACCGCCACGGCCGCGCTTCCACCATCGTCACAAGCCAACTCCCCGTTGACCAGTGGCACGAAGCCATCGGCGACCCAACGCTCGCAGATGCCATCCTCGACCGCCTCGTTCACAACGCACACCGCCTCACCCTCTCAGGTGAAAGCCTGCGCAGGCGCTCCGCCGTCACAAAAAAGCTTGACCAAATCGTTCAAGCCTGA
- a CDS encoding gamma-glutamylcyclotransferase, with translation MADFFFYGTLCHAPLLRVVLGRNVAARPARLDGHAVHWADGGAFPLIVEDAGGRAEGVLVTGMTAEDVARLDFYEGGFAYHTRDLAVEAGGAATSARVYFPDPGHWVAAAPWSLADWQAVWGETVVATADAFMALYGRRPPQEVLARYGQMLVRGASRVRAETRPAPTLLRHSARPGDVVIAAQHQPYARFFAVEEYDLRFRRFDGSLSPEVNRAVFISGDAVTVLPYDPVRDRVLLVEQFRAAPLARGDRQPWMLEAIAGRIDPGETPEEAVRREAREEAGLVLDALELVASYYPSPGAKSEFLYSYVALTDLPDGAAGIFGVEGEAEDIRGHLVGFEALMALVASGEAAVAPLILSALWLQRERPRLRRR, from the coding sequence ATGGCGGATTTCTTCTTTTACGGCACGCTGTGCCATGCGCCGTTGCTGCGCGTCGTGCTGGGGCGGAATGTCGCGGCCCGGCCTGCGCGGCTTGACGGACATGCGGTGCACTGGGCCGACGGCGGGGCCTTTCCGCTGATCGTGGAAGATGCGGGCGGGCGGGCCGAGGGCGTGCTCGTCACCGGCATGACGGCCGAGGATGTGGCACGGCTGGATTTCTACGAGGGCGGCTTTGCCTACCACACGCGCGATCTTGCGGTGGAGGCGGGCGGTGCGGCCACGTCGGCGCGGGTGTATTTTCCCGATCCGGGGCATTGGGTCGCCGCCGCGCCATGGTCTCTTGCGGACTGGCAGGCGGTCTGGGGCGAGACGGTGGTGGCCACCGCCGACGCCTTCATGGCGCTTTACGGGCGGCGCCCGCCGCAAGAGGTGCTGGCGCGCTATGGCCAGATGCTGGTGCGCGGGGCAAGCAGGGTCCGGGCCGAGACCCGGCCTGCGCCGACGCTGCTGCGCCATTCGGCACGGCCGGGCGATGTGGTGATCGCGGCGCAGCACCAGCCCTATGCCAGGTTCTTCGCGGTCGAGGAATACGACCTGCGGTTTCGCCGCTTCGACGGCAGCCTGAGCCCGGAGGTCAACCGGGCGGTGTTCATTTCCGGCGATGCGGTGACGGTGCTGCCCTATGACCCGGTGCGCGATCGCGTGCTGCTGGTCGAGCAGTTCCGTGCCGCACCGCTGGCGCGCGGGGATCGGCAGCCCTGGATGCTGGAGGCGATCGCCGGGCGGATCGACCCGGGCGAGACGCCCGAGGAAGCGGTGCGGCGCGAGGCCCGCGAAGAAGCCGGGCTGGTGCTGGATGCACTGGAACTGGTGGCAAGCTACTACCCTTCACCGGGGGCGAAGAGCGAGTTCCTGTATTCCTACGTCGCGCTCACCGATCTGCCGGACGGGGCGGCGGGCATCTTCGGAGTGGAGGGCGAGGCCGAGGACATCCGCGGGCATCTGGTCGGCTTCGAGGCGCTGATGGCGCTGGTCGCCTCGGGGGAGGCGGCGGTGGCGCCGCTGATCCTGTCTGCGCTGTGGTTGCAGCGCGAGCGGCCCCGGCTGCGCCGCCGCTGA
- a CDS encoding alanyl-tRNA editing protein yields the protein MTRLLFRDDPYLREAEARVSGHTAEGGIVLDSTLFYPTGGGQPGDSGTLAWDGGRIAIATAVKAEGGRVALVPAEPVPMPPVGSLVRQVLDWDRRHRHMRVHTALHLLSVVIPLPVTGGQIGAGRGRLDFDMPEPPADIAALNAALAALIDRDLAVTEDWITDADLQANPGLVKTLSVMPPVGQGRVRLVRIGQGTGQVDLQPCGGTHVARTGEIGRVEIGRIEKKGRQNRRVTLTLID from the coding sequence ATGACCCGCCTCCTGTTCCGTGACGACCCGTATCTGCGCGAGGCCGAGGCCCGCGTGTCCGGCCACACCGCCGAGGGCGGCATCGTGCTCGACTCGACGCTGTTCTACCCCACCGGCGGCGGCCAGCCCGGCGACAGCGGCACGCTGGCCTGGGACGGCGGCCGCATCGCCATTGCCACGGCGGTGAAGGCCGAAGGCGGCCGGGTCGCGCTGGTGCCGGCCGAGCCGGTGCCGATGCCGCCGGTCGGATCGCTGGTGCGGCAGGTGCTGGACTGGGACCGCAGGCATCGCCACATGCGCGTCCACACCGCGCTGCACCTGCTGTCGGTGGTGATCCCGCTGCCGGTGACCGGCGGCCAGATCGGCGCCGGGCGCGGTCGGCTGGATTTCGACATGCCCGAGCCGCCCGCCGACATCGCCGCGCTGAACGCCGCCCTCGCCGCGCTGATCGACCGCGATCTGGCGGTGACCGAGGACTGGATCACCGATGCCGACCTGCAGGCGAACCCCGGGCTGGTCAAGACCCTGTCGGTGATGCCGCCTGTCGGCCAGGGCCGCGTGCGGCTGGTGCGGATCGGGCAGGGGACGGGCCAGGTCGACCTGCAACCCTGCGGTGGCACCCACGTCGCCCGCACCGGCGAGATCGGCCGGGTCGAGATCGGCCGCATCGAGAAGAAGGGCCGCCAGAACCGCCGCGTCACCCTGACCCTCATCGACTGA
- a CDS encoding recombinase family protein: protein MSKPAQPDKLIRKLRCAIYTRKSSEEGLEQEFNSLHAQREACEAYIASQRSEGWVLVRDQYDDGGVSGGTLERPGLKRLLADIEDGLVDVVAVYKIDRLSRSLMDFSKLVEVFDRNGVTFVSVTQSFNTTTSMGRLTLNILLSFAQFEREVTSERIRDKVRASRMKGMWMGGCPPLGYVVRDRKLVENPADAAHVRWVFARFIEIGSGTELARELAGRGVTTARGHRIDKKFIYRMLNNRVYIGEAVHKGTSYPGEHAAIIDRATWDKVHSILTESPRKRAARTRADTPALLKGLVYGPDGAAFSPTHTRKGSRLYRYYVSQTVLKHGAGSCPIGRVPASEIEAAVIDQLRAVFRQPEIIAGTWKAARVQDGGITDVETREALTRLDPLWDELFPAEQARIVALLVERVDIGTEGMNVRLRMDGLAGLAREMIPDVGEAA, encoded by the coding sequence ATGAGCAAACCCGCACAACCGGACAAGCTGATCCGGAAACTGCGCTGCGCCATCTACACCCGGAAATCCTCCGAGGAAGGTCTGGAGCAGGAATTCAACAGCCTGCATGCCCAGCGCGAGGCCTGCGAAGCTTACATCGCCAGCCAGCGGTCCGAGGGTTGGGTGCTGGTGCGCGACCAGTACGACGACGGCGGCGTCTCGGGCGGCACGCTGGAACGCCCGGGCCTGAAACGGCTGCTCGCCGACATCGAAGACGGGCTGGTCGATGTGGTCGCCGTCTACAAGATCGACCGGCTGTCGCGCTCGCTGATGGATTTCTCCAAGCTGGTCGAGGTGTTCGACCGCAATGGTGTGACCTTCGTTTCCGTGACCCAGTCGTTCAATACCACCACGTCCATGGGGCGGCTGACACTGAACATACTTCTGTCTTTCGCCCAGTTCGAACGCGAGGTGACGTCCGAACGCATCCGCGACAAGGTCCGCGCCAGCCGGATGAAGGGGATGTGGATGGGTGGTTGCCCACCGCTAGGATATGTCGTGAGAGACCGGAAACTGGTGGAAAACCCCGCCGATGCCGCGCACGTCCGCTGGGTCTTCGCCCGCTTCATCGAGATCGGCTCGGGCACCGAACTGGCGCGCGAACTGGCCGGGCGCGGGGTTACCACCGCTCGCGGCCACCGCATCGACAAGAAGTTCATCTACCGGATGCTGAACAACCGGGTCTACATCGGCGAGGCCGTGCACAAGGGCACCAGCTATCCCGGCGAACACGCGGCGATCATCGACCGCGCGACATGGGACAAGGTGCACAGCATCCTGACCGAAAGCCCGCGCAAGCGCGCTGCCCGCACCCGGGCCGACACGCCCGCGCTGCTGAAGGGGCTGGTCTACGGCCCGGACGGCGCGGCCTTCTCGCCAACCCACACCCGCAAGGGCAGCAGGCTCTACCGCTACTACGTCAGCCAGACGGTGCTGAAGCACGGTGCCGGATCGTGTCCCATCGGTCGCGTCCCTGCAAGCGAGATTGAGGCGGCAGTCATTGACCAGTTGCGCGCCGTGTTCCGCCAGCCGGAGATCATCGCGGGCACATGGAAGGCGGCGCGGGTGCAGGACGGTGGAATCACCGATGTCGAAACCCGTGAAGCCCTGACCCGCCTCGACCCGCTATGGGATGAGTTGTTCCCCGCCGAACAGGCCCGTATCGTGGCGCTGCTGGTCGAGCGGGTCGACATCGGCACCGAGGGAATGAACGTCCGGCTGCGAATGGACGGGCTGGCCGGGCTGGCGCGCGAAATGATCCCCGATGTTGGAGAGGCTGCATGA
- a CDS encoding cysteine synthase A, translating to MRIYSDLAEAVGKTPLIRLNKASEATGCEILGKAEFLNPGQSVKDRAALYIIRDAVARGELKPGGTIVEGTAGNTGIGLALVGASMGFRTVIVIPETQSQEKKDMLRLAGAELVQVPAAPYKNPNNYVRYSGRLAEALARTEPNGAIWANQFDNVANRQAHVETTGPEIWDQTQGGVDGFICAVGSGGTLAGVSMALQPRGVKIGLADPEGAALHAFYTTGRLDAPGSSITEGIGQGRITANLEGFTPDFSYRIPDAEALPIVFDLLAEEGLCMGGSTGINIAGAIRMAREMGPGHTIVTILCDYGSRYQSKLYNPVFLKEKGLPVPAWLDRGPLSIPEVYSEA from the coding sequence ATGCGTATCTACAGCGATCTGGCCGAAGCGGTCGGCAAGACTCCCCTCATCCGCCTGAACAAGGCCAGCGAGGCGACCGGATGCGAGATTCTGGGCAAGGCCGAGTTCCTCAACCCCGGCCAGTCGGTCAAGGACCGCGCAGCCCTTTACATCATCCGCGATGCGGTGGCGCGCGGTGAGTTGAAACCCGGCGGCACGATCGTCGAGGGCACGGCGGGCAACACCGGCATCGGGCTGGCGCTGGTGGGCGCGTCGATGGGGTTCCGCACGGTGATCGTGATCCCCGAGACCCAGAGCCAGGAAAAGAAGGACATGCTGCGGCTGGCGGGCGCCGAACTGGTGCAGGTCCCGGCCGCGCCCTACAAGAACCCCAACAACTATGTGCGCTATTCCGGGCGGCTGGCCGAGGCTTTGGCGCGCACCGAGCCCAATGGCGCGATCTGGGCCAACCAGTTCGACAACGTCGCCAACCGGCAGGCGCATGTCGAGACCACCGGTCCGGAAATCTGGGACCAGACGCAGGGCGGGGTGGACGGGTTCATCTGCGCGGTCGGGTCCGGCGGCACGCTGGCGGGCGTCTCGATGGCGTTGCAGCCCCGGGGTGTCAAGATCGGACTGGCCGACCCCGAGGGCGCGGCGCTCCATGCCTTCTACACCACGGGCAGGCTCGACGCGCCCGGCTCGTCGATCACCGAAGGCATCGGGCAGGGCCGCATCACCGCCAACCTTGAGGGCTTCACGCCCGATTTCAGCTATCGCATCCCCGATGCCGAGGCTTTGCCGATCGTGTTCGACCTTCTGGCCGAGGAGGGGCTGTGCATGGGCGGATCGACCGGGATCAACATCGCCGGGGCGATCCGCATGGCGCGCGAGATGGGGCCGGGGCATACCATCGTCACCATCCTGTGCGACTACGGCAGCCGCTACCAGTCCAAGCTCTACAATCCCGTCTTCCTGAAGGAGAAGGGGCTGCCGGTGCCCGCCTGGCTGGACCGCGGGCCGTTGTCGATTCCTGAAGTCTACAGCGAAGCATGA
- the istA gene encoding IS21 family transposase, which produces MPTGRLNMRRIRDVLRLKLGQGLSERSIAASLGLSKGSVGSYTQRARHAGLTWPLPEGIDDDSLELLLFPAPPTVPDAERLVPDWAEIDRELRRPGVTRMLLWEEYRAAHPGGFAYTWFCTHYEAWKGRVRPTMRQTHVGGEKVFVDFAGDTIDVIDPTTGEARAMKLFVAAMGASNHTYAEAVASEGLEDWILAHIRMFAFLGGVPKAVVPDNLKSAVIKADRFDPGLNRTYAEMAAHYGTAVLPARPRKPRDKAKVEVAVQVAQRWILARLRNHRFFSLAELNVAIRRLLDELNMRVMRGYGASRADLFATLDRPNLQPLPPEPYVFARWKRARVAPDYHVEVDSSWYSVPFALIKQEVDVRTSGQTVEIFHRGQRVASHVRTPGRRSHVTVADHMPSAHRRFAEWTPARMLAQATKTGPAVAAFCEMVMADRPHPEQGFRTCLGVLALVKTYGPERVDAACQRGVTIRARTVTSIRSILKTGLDRAFLEGSEEVAPLQHANIRGGSYYH; this is translated from the coding sequence ATGCCGACAGGACGATTGAACATGCGCCGGATACGAGATGTTTTGCGATTGAAGCTTGGGCAAGGCCTGAGCGAGCGGTCCATTGCCGCTTCCCTCGGTCTGAGCAAGGGGAGCGTCGGAAGCTACACCCAACGGGCGCGTCATGCCGGGCTCACGTGGCCCTTGCCGGAGGGGATCGATGACGACAGCCTTGAACTTCTTTTGTTTCCAGCCCCGCCCACGGTGCCGGACGCGGAGCGGCTTGTGCCCGACTGGGCGGAGATTGACCGCGAGTTGCGCCGCCCTGGGGTGACGCGGATGCTGCTCTGGGAAGAATACCGTGCCGCGCACCCCGGGGGTTTTGCCTATACTTGGTTTTGCACGCATTACGAGGCTTGGAAGGGTCGGGTGCGCCCGACGATGCGCCAGACACATGTGGGCGGCGAGAAGGTGTTCGTTGACTTTGCCGGCGACACCATCGACGTGATCGACCCCACGACCGGCGAAGCGCGGGCCATGAAGCTGTTCGTGGCGGCAATGGGGGCATCGAATCACACCTATGCCGAGGCGGTGGCATCGGAGGGGTTGGAAGATTGGATCCTCGCGCATATCCGGATGTTCGCCTTTCTGGGCGGCGTGCCAAAGGCGGTGGTTCCGGACAATCTGAAGTCCGCCGTGATCAAGGCAGACCGGTTTGATCCGGGGCTGAACCGGACCTATGCCGAGATGGCGGCGCATTATGGCACCGCCGTTCTGCCCGCCCGGCCGCGCAAACCCCGGGACAAGGCGAAGGTGGAAGTGGCTGTCCAAGTGGCACAACGCTGGATTCTGGCGCGGCTGCGGAACCACCGGTTCTTCTCATTGGCCGAGTTGAACGTGGCGATCCGGCGGCTGCTGGACGAGTTGAACATGCGCGTGATGCGCGGCTATGGCGCCAGCCGCGCCGATCTGTTTGCCACTTTGGATCGGCCCAATCTTCAGCCCCTACCGCCCGAACCTTATGTCTTCGCCCGCTGGAAGCGCGCCCGCGTGGCACCCGACTATCACGTTGAGGTCGACAGCTCATGGTATTCCGTGCCCTTCGCGCTGATCAAACAAGAGGTCGATGTTCGCACAAGCGGCCAGACGGTCGAGATATTCCATCGTGGTCAGAGGGTTGCGAGCCACGTGCGCACCCCGGGGCGGCGCAGCCATGTCACCGTGGCCGACCATATGCCATCGGCCCATCGTCGCTTTGCCGAATGGACCCCGGCCAGAATGCTGGCGCAGGCAACCAAGACCGGCCCCGCCGTCGCCGCCTTTTGCGAGATGGTGATGGCTGACCGCCCCCATCCTGAACAGGGGTTCCGCACCTGCCTGGGTGTGCTGGCCTTGGTCAAAACCTATGGGCCGGAGCGCGTTGATGCGGCCTGCCAGCGGGGTGTGACCATCCGGGCCCGCACCGTCACCTCCATTCGTTCGATCCTCAAGACCGGCCTCGATCGCGCCTTCCTGGAAGGCTCCGAAGAGGTCGCCCCCCTCCAGCACGCCAACATTCGTGGCGGCAGCTATTACCATTGA
- a CDS encoding DUF3772 domain-containing protein — MSQSGRLPDPLRLVLRGLLLLLLALWLTGAGLAQTAEPQALDYAAWEKQATRAEKALTDRDSTNVALEQQRAQLVEWREALLGAQSANSTRIATLRTQIAALGPPPTEGVTEAREIADRRKELNDQLVKLQAPGIAAEEAYSRADGLIREVDRVLRERQADEFLRLWPAPINPANWPTALSALSDGAMGLWTETATQWNRADARQELYDNLPLTLLLLVFALVLIWRGRHWMEMLTERLQSRASVRGQTVLALLVSLGQMVIPTLGVVALATALQRSGMLGSLGTVVAEQLPAIGFVVFAANWLGGQVFPRNGQADPLLRLTPERRAEGRIHAFSFGLLLGIDALRRVVFDPAMTGDAATAVVTFPILVVAGLLLVRLGQLLRRHVVADTTPGEPVGYRNRLIGLLGQGAVLIGTVGPVLAAVGYVSAAAALVYPAAVSLGLVALLVILQQLISDVYALAMHRDDDTGSREALVPVLAGFVLTLATLPLFALVWGARMADITEMWTRFREGFQLGETRISPTDFLAFAVVFAFGYMLTRLFQGALKASILPKTSLDHGGQNAVVAGVGYIGIFLAGLVAINFAGIDLSGLAIVAGALSLGIGFGLQNIVSNFVSGIILLIERPVSEGDWIEVGGVQGIVKAISVRSTRIQTFDRNDVIVPNADLISGRVTNWTRFNLSGRLTVPVGVAYGSETRKVERVLREIVEAQPLAVLNPPPMVAFMGFGADSMNFEIRVILRDVNFSLSVRSEINHQIARRFEQEGIDMPFAQRDIWLRNPEVLRGVVQVNPAAMPPADESPALPQDRDPSDIPDHVHPSDSEDPRP; from the coding sequence ATGTCGCAATCCGGGCGGTTGCCAGATCCGTTGCGGTTGGTGCTGCGCGGGCTGCTGCTGCTGCTGCTGGCGCTGTGGCTGACCGGAGCCGGGTTGGCGCAGACTGCGGAACCGCAGGCGCTGGACTATGCCGCCTGGGAAAAGCAGGCGACGCGCGCCGAAAAGGCGCTGACCGACAGGGACAGCACCAATGTCGCGCTGGAACAGCAGCGTGCCCAGCTGGTTGAGTGGCGCGAGGCCCTGCTGGGGGCGCAGAGCGCGAATTCCACCCGCATCGCCACGCTGCGCACCCAGATCGCGGCCCTTGGCCCGCCGCCCACCGAAGGCGTGACCGAGGCGCGCGAGATCGCTGACCGCCGCAAGGAGCTGAACGATCAGCTGGTCAAGCTCCAGGCCCCCGGCATCGCGGCCGAAGAGGCCTACAGCCGTGCCGACGGGCTGATCCGCGAGGTGGACCGCGTGCTGCGCGAACGGCAGGCAGACGAGTTCCTGCGGCTATGGCCCGCGCCGATCAATCCGGCCAACTGGCCGACTGCGCTTTCGGCGCTGTCGGATGGCGCGATGGGGCTGTGGACGGAAACGGCGACGCAATGGAATCGCGCGGATGCCCGGCAGGAACTTTACGACAACCTGCCGCTGACCCTGCTGCTGCTGGTGTTCGCGCTGGTGCTGATCTGGCGCGGGCGGCACTGGATGGAAATGCTGACCGAACGGCTGCAGTCGCGCGCCTCGGTGCGGGGGCAGACGGTCCTGGCGCTGCTGGTGTCGCTGGGGCAGATGGTGATCCCGACGCTGGGGGTGGTGGCGCTGGCGACGGCGTTGCAGCGCAGCGGGATGCTTGGCAGCCTCGGCACGGTGGTTGCCGAGCAGCTTCCCGCCATCGGGTTCGTGGTATTCGCGGCCAACTGGCTGGGCGGGCAGGTCTTTCCGCGGAACGGCCAGGCGGACCCGCTGTTGCGCCTGACGCCCGAGCGGCGGGCGGAAGGCCGGATCCATGCCTTTTCCTTCGGGCTGCTTCTGGGCATCGACGCGCTGCGCCGGGTGGTGTTCGACCCGGCGATGACCGGCGATGCCGCGACCGCGGTGGTGACCTTTCCGATCCTGGTGGTGGCGGGGCTCCTGCTGGTGCGGCTGGGCCAGTTGCTGCGCCGCCATGTCGTTGCCGACACCACGCCGGGCGAGCCCGTCGGCTACCGCAACCGGCTGATCGGCCTGCTGGGGCAGGGCGCGGTTCTGATCGGCACCGTCGGGCCGGTTCTGGCGGCGGTGGGATATGTCTCGGCGGCGGCTGCGCTGGTCTATCCGGCGGCGGTCTCGCTGGGGCTGGTGGCGCTGCTGGTCATCCTGCAGCAACTGATCAGCGACGTCTATGCGCTGGCGATGCACCGCGACGACGATACCGGCAGCCGCGAGGCGCTCGTGCCGGTGCTGGCGGGGTTCGTCCTGACGCTGGCGACGCTGCCGCTGTTCGCGCTGGTCTGGGGCGCGCGGATGGCCGACATCACCGAGATGTGGACCCGATTCCGCGAGGGCTTTCAACTGGGCGAAACCCGCATTTCGCCGACCGACTTTCTGGCCTTCGCCGTGGTGTTCGCCTTCGGCTACATGCTGACGCGGCTGTTCCAGGGGGCGCTGAAAGCCTCCATCCTGCCCAAGACCAGCCTCGATCACGGCGGGCAGAACGCCGTGGTGGCTGGCGTCGGCTACATCGGCATCTTCCTTGCCGGGCTGGTTGCCATAAATTTCGCGGGCATCGACCTGTCGGGGCTGGCCATCGTTGCCGGTGCGCTGTCGCTGGGCATCGGCTTCGGGTTGCAGAACATCGTGTCGAACTTCGTGTCGGGCATCATCCTGCTGATCGAGCGCCCGGTGTCCGAGGGCGACTGGATCGAGGTCGGTGGCGTGCAGGGCATCGTCAAGGCGATCTCGGTCCGCTCGACCCGCATCCAGACCTTCGACCGCAACGACGTGATCGTGCCGAATGCCGACCTGATTTCGGGGCGGGTGACGAACTGGACCCGGTTCAACCTGTCGGGTCGCCTGACGGTGCCGGTCGGCGTGGCCTACGGCAGCGAGACCCGCAAGGTCGAGCGCGTGCTGCGCGAGATCGTCGAGGCGCAGCCGCTGGCCGTGCTGAACCCGCCGCCAATGGTGGCCTTCATGGGGTTCGGCGCGGATTCGATGAACTTCGAGATACGGGTGATCCTGCGCGACGTGAACTTCTCGCTGTCGGTCAGGTCCGAGATCAACCATCAGATCGCCCGCCGGTTCGAGCAGGAAGGCATCGACATGCCCTTCGCGCAGCGCGACATCTGGCTGCGCAACCCCGAGGTGCTGCGCGGGGTGGTGCAGGTCAACCCGGCCGCGATGCCCCCCGCCGATGAAAGCCCGGCCCTGCCGCAGGACCGCGACCCCTCCGACATTCCCGACCATGTCCATCCCTCCGACAGCGAAGACCCGCGCCCATGA
- a CDS encoding DUF2924 domain-containing protein encodes MTNPIPARLAALKTTPTPGLKQQWRDLFATEPPPFNRRYLESRLAYRIQELTYGGLKPETIRRLEMLGEQLDGGNVVTRRIRSNLKPMAGTRLIREYQGIEQVVTVLRDGFEWQGRPYRSLSAIARAITGTRWNGWVFFGLKSNRGMA; translated from the coding sequence ATGACCAATCCCATCCCCGCGCGCCTGGCCGCGCTGAAGACCACCCCAACGCCGGGCCTGAAACAGCAATGGCGCGACTTGTTCGCCACCGAGCCGCCACCGTTCAATCGCAGGTATCTCGAAAGCCGACTGGCCTACCGCATCCAGGAACTGACCTACGGCGGGCTCAAGCCCGAGACGATCCGGCGGCTGGAAATGCTTGGGGAACAGCTGGATGGCGGCAATGTCGTCACTCGCCGCATCCGCAGCAACCTGAAGCCCATGGCCGGAACCCGGCTGATCCGGGAATACCAAGGCATCGAGCAGGTCGTGACCGTATTGCGGGACGGCTTCGAATGGCAGGGGCGGCCCTACCGCTCGCTGTCGGCCATCGCGCGCGCCATCACCGGCACCCGCTGGAACGGCTGGGTGTTCTTCGGCCTCAAGAGCAACAGGGGGATGGCATGA
- a CDS encoding TrgA family protein: MPTAAKLFAAIAFAAVAFLAAELFKPAMPEGTRFGPFSLICAGLGAICGWVVMGKLTGRGYGQALGFGVRTSVTIAFWALLGFSLLEMVNRSTRMRYDGPMEALTGGLGLMLEYGQLMLTPPVVGCLLLGGALGGAMAEWAGKRWR; the protein is encoded by the coding sequence ATGCCGACAGCCGCCAAGCTTTTCGCCGCCATCGCCTTTGCGGCGGTGGCCTTTCTCGCGGCCGAACTGTTCAAGCCTGCCATGCCGGAAGGCACCCGGTTCGGCCCGTTCAGCCTGATCTGCGCCGGGCTGGGGGCGATCTGCGGCTGGGTGGTGATGGGCAAGCTGACGGGCCGGGGCTACGGGCAGGCGCTGGGCTTCGGGGTGCGGACTTCGGTCACCATCGCGTTCTGGGCGCTGCTGGGCTTTTCGCTGCTGGAGATGGTGAACCGCTCGACCAGGATGCGCTATGACGGGCCGATGGAGGCGCTGACCGGCGGTCTCGGGCTGATGCTGGAATATGGCCAGCTGATGCTGACGCCGCCCGTGGTGGGCTGCCTGCTGCTGGGGGGCGCGCTGGGCGGCGCCATGGCCGAATGGGCCGGAAAGCGCTGGCGCTGA